CATGGTCAATTTATATGATGGTGGCGCCATGGTGGATATGGCAGACTTTTGGCTTTCCACCATGGTCCGCCATCCCCCACAATAACTCTGAAACAAATTAAGGCATAATAACCAGATTACAAAATTCTCAGCACATTACAAAGCCAAAAAGAAATTAGACTTAATGAGAATCATATTGCTTAGCATTTTAGTTTCCACAAGATGTGAATGGATTGCCGTCTGTTCCAAAAACAAAAGCCCCTTAGCGCCCCGGGACGGGAGTGGGGGACACCCTACGCGCAGGCAACAGCAGCACCGGCTCTACGAAGTCAGAATCTAATCTTTGTGTTGGCTTTCCCAATTCATTCGTGAATAAGAATTCAAGGGCTAGAAGCGAGCGCTTCTAGCTGCTTCGCCTGCTTCTTCTTATTTATTGTGGCTATGTTGGCGTGGCGGAAATGAACGAAAAGCGAGATGAACGTGCTATTTAAAAATCGATTGATAGATAGCCTGATCCGTTCTGATATGTAGAGTAATAGATTTGATATATTCACAAgtgcaaaataaataacaactcCAAAACCATGATGTAAACCGTGaacaaatcaaattaaagtCCATCAACTATGATGAATGAATCACCGAAAGTAACAGCAAcattatatgattaaaataaaagaagcaAAAGACCATAATTGATCTAAAAACCATCATTCTAACAAAGAAAATCAAGGTTGTTGTTGAGCATCAATGTACCCAGCATCAACAAGCACTTTCTCCTTCTTAGCCATCTCAACATCATTATCAACCATCATTCTAACAAGCTCTTCAAAACTAACCTTAGGTTTCCAACCAAGAACTTTCTTAGCTTTACTAGCATCACCTTTAAGATTATCAACTTCAGTAGGACGAAAGTATCTCTTATCAATCACAACATGATCCTTCCAATTCAATCCAACATAACCAAAAGCAACTTCCAAAAACTCTTCCACCGTATGTGAATCCTCCGTCgccacaacataatcatcagcCTTTTCCTGTTGTAGCATCAACCACATAGCTTCAACATAATCACCGGCAAATCCCCAATCCCTCGACGCACTTAGGTTTCCAAGAAACAACTTACTCTGAAGCCCGATCTTGATTCTTCCAACAACTCTAGTAATCTTCCTTGTAACAAAATTCTCTCCTCTACGTGGTGATTCATGATTGAAGAGAATTCCGTTACAAGCAAAAATTCCATATGCTTCACGGTAATTCACAGTGTACCTATTCAAGATGTAAAAGAAAGTTAGTGTTATTTTCACAGTGTACCTATTTGAGATGTAAAAGTTAGTTACTACATATCAGTGTCCTTGTTTTTCAAGGTATTAGAGATGTAAAAGTTAGTTACATAAATATCAGTGTTATTTTCATAATGTACCTATCAGACATGTAAAAGTTAGTTACATCAATATCATTGTTATTATCGCAGCGTACCTATTAGAGATGTAAAAGTTAGTTATCGGTATCCGTTGCTATTTCCATTTCATTAATTTAtccatttatcttatttatgagTTCTATCAAGAATTGTAATAGTACCAATGCGCAGCGACTTTGGAGGCGGCGTAAGGAGATCGAGGATGAAACGGAGTCGTTTCAGACTGCGGCGGCGGAGTTGATCCAAACATTTCGGAAGATCCAGCTTGATAGTACCGAATGTGAGATCTTCCTGTTGCATCGATATGAGATCGGACGGCTTCAAGAAGACGGAGAGCACCAGTAGCAACAACATCTGCAGTGTAATCAGGAATCTCAAACGAAACCGCGACATGAGACTGTGCGGCGAGGTTGTAAACTTCGTCAGGGAGGATAGTGTCGAGCCAGCGACGGAGAGCGGAAGCGTCGGAGAGATCGGCATAGTGAAGCTTCATATGAGCTTTGTGAGCGTCGTGTGGATCGACATAGATGTGATCAATTCGTTGTGTGTTGAAGTTTGACGAACGACGAATTAGGCCGTGGACGGAGTAGCCTTTGTTGAGGAGGAATTCTGTTAGGTATGATCCGTCTTGGCCTGTGATTCCGGTGATTAATGCGACTTTCCGCGGTGGTGGAGTGGTGTCGCCgtttgttgttgatggtgttgGGGTTTTGGGTGATGAATCTGCCATTGTTGTTTGAGAGAAGAAAGTTTTTAATATTGATGATTGAAATGAGTGAGATATCTTTGTGGCTTTATTAATGGAGTGATGATGTAAGGAACGCGGTTTCTTGATCTGATTCTGAATTTTTTACACTACGAAAATTGCTTGATTGATTATTTGAGCTAATATTGCTTACTTTACTATTTGATGTCTTAAAcgtgattttgaaataattaaaaattatactagtcaatatattttttctacctagttgaaagaaaaaaaatctaactcaATTCAAAGTGACATTGTGTatgaatgatttttcttttttgagggaGTGTGAATGATTTTTCTCTTATTTGAATTCTGACCACGATGttagttaataaaataaactttgaTTATCTAGaaatcctagctcaactggcaaaatgccaaaattgttaagctggatgtcatgaccggggttTGAATctcggtacctccacttgtgtgtgtgagtttataatggttttgccGTTTCGTCTATctactataaaaaataaaaaataaactttgatTACCATCAATCAAGTTTATTACATCAGTTTTTTATTACAcgagaaaattcattttttaggttcattcaataacGATGCATGTAATCGTCAAtaaatcatttattgaatgaatttagcGAGTGAACTTTCTCTTACAGTAGAGACcagataaaatatattaatatattattaaaattgagtggaattttaatttaatcttttacaaaaaaaaattgggaccCAAAATCCATGACATTTTCATAGCGGGACAAATtagattttttgttataaaaaataatatggtCAAACTATGTTATGATTAGTGCatattagtataaaaaaaaatacaatcaagTTATGTTATGTGAATAATATACATAGTCAAATAATAACTCATATTGGTGGGGTGACTTTGTCTCGTCAATCAATCATACAGGTTATTTGGTTTGCAACAGTGTGGgaaatatggaaagaaagaaataatcggattttcaacaacaaaatttgcTCTATTTTGCAGGTGGTGGACAAAATCAAGTTACTAACTTACAGGTGGTTGAAGGAGAAACACGTCTGTCTTCCCCTCAAttatcatggttggtggctAAGTCCGTTTTCTATTCTCGGAATAGGGTAATtgtctttatttctttttttgctgCTTGGTGGTTGGTTTTTGCCTTGTAAATATTGTGACGAATTCTGTTTGTATTTTGGTGTTTCTTCTTTAGCACAACTTGTGCTAGGAAGGCCATTTTTGTTGTGgtaatatattgcattttagcctcttcaaaaaaaaactcttattttaaactgagttttcaaaaaaaaaaaaaaaactcttattttAAACGAGAATAAGTACCTAACATTGAATTCATTTGTAGTCAATGTGAAACTAAAACTTACATTTAAACTCAACAACAAAGTCACTataaatccaaacatgcactctatacaaacatatataataatataatcatgATATATGCTTTTTTTTAGGCTGCACATTATAAGGCACCAGCAGAAACTAGCATTTTAGCctcaaaaaaattagtttatgtCCATCAGCATATGTTGGTCCATTATGTAAAGaatttacatatattttataaaaatgtgcGTTCAACTTCTACTCTCAATCTCAATGTTAATGTTAGGATTTGTTGAGAGATACTTTATAAGCATTTTGTCGACTTTAGATCTGTCTTAATCTCAATGAACATCTTAGTACATCAAACGAAAAGAACccacaaaatatgaaaaataataaatactttaaattctattttaaagtcatccatttaaaaaaattggatattTCATTGCTTACTCAGTAATAGTTGCATAGAGACTGAATAATCCTAAGCTCCTGGACGTGCCCTAAGACGATCATTAGGGAGTAAAAGCCAGCAAAAGTTACATCAATATACAATATAAAGGAAAATGCTACTCCATTTAACTATACTACTAGTTTGTATACATTGTCGGATTATAAAAAGAGAGGTTTATACacattttataaagaaaaatgatatttagacaatcattttatgataatatttgGACAACCCTCTTGATTATAGAAAagagaaattcttgtgtaggaACAAATCTAACATATCattcttacaaacaacaaattaaaatatgacacgtcattgttttattttaaaataatttggaaataatttaagaaatggAAAAACCTTCTCTCTCAACCATTACTTACGGTTAGTATAAACATTATTTGGACACACTCAcgtaaaattaacaaaatcaaattaaaagtatttAGTCAcatagattttgtaattttattttcttctaatttttacTTGATTTTGTATGTgtgtctaaatatttttatttgggtttgtGTCCAACCAAGTGTGTTTCATTGATTGTATTCACACGATgcttttatcatttttcttcatttttctctctctattgcttttgATTAATAAGAAGAAAGACAAAAcagattattataaaaattatagttaaatggttatacaaatatcatttttctttcataaaaaagagATCACTCCTTGCATAACCACCCTCTCTCTCACATGTATGTGCTAccatttaaaaaagaaagtaaatgtCACAAAAGATAAGAAATTTGTTGATGGATTGATTTTTACTATGGATGGAAAATTCTTAGTGAGACTTGTTTAGTAATTTTTGTTAGAAATGATGAGTTGAAGTGATTGAGTATTAATTAGaaataaacattaaaaagatataaataagtTATCCACTTAAACACCTTTTCCCAAACCCTTGGATCATATTCATGAGAAATGCTGCTCCTCCTCCAATCACAGAAAACACTGATATGCTTGAGAAAAAACTAGTACTGTTGCAAGATGAATATGAACTCTCTTTATAAACATCCACTTTTGTCCTCTGTATTGACCTTTCAAGATTAGCATAAAGTTAagacataatatataattccctcaacaaaaaaaaaaagacataatatataaacaatatttttgactggacataatatataaacatgactatacatttattattataacgtatttttagttttaaataatataGTGATTGCAATGTCTCTA
Above is a genomic segment from Medicago truncatula cultivar Jemalong A17 chromosome 5, MtrunA17r5.0-ANR, whole genome shotgun sequence containing:
- the LOC11424815 gene encoding GDP-mannose 4,6 dehydratase 1, giving the protein MADSSPKTPTPSTTNGDTTPPPRKVALITGITGQDGSYLTEFLLNKGYSVHGLIRRSSNFNTQRIDHIYVDPHDAHKAHMKLHYADLSDASALRRWLDTILPDEVYNLAAQSHVAVSFEIPDYTADVVATGALRLLEAVRSHIDATGRSHIRYYQAGSSEMFGSTPPPQSETTPFHPRSPYAASKVAAHWYTVNYREAYGIFACNGILFNHESPRRGENFVTRKITRVVGRIKIGLQSKLFLGNLSASRDWGFAGDYVEAMWLMLQQEKADDYVVATEDSHTVEEFLEVAFGYVGLNWKDHVVIDKRYFRPTEVDNLKGDASKAKKVLGWKPKVSFEELVRMMVDNDVEMAKKEKVLVDAGYIDAQQQP